The Deinococcus cellulosilyticus NBRC 106333 = KACC 11606 genome contains a region encoding:
- a CDS encoding PAS domain S-box protein: protein MTVTTDAFRSTAQAFLDAFPLPCALWGEQTWICCNGLWSQHVGLEGNLLDLLHVAGREGLESWLHDPDPAHGHQTPLRVQVNGQDQRFELQASVMRLQDQPCRLFVLHPAPSALQAQVVVENSVTLQAALNGLMHVQTAGELSEVILQHSRPLLGTVAATVMLLNGDQLEVMTYQGLTSQTMKAMQRFPVAAPLPASEVVRTHKPLFFESREAFWEAYPHLKEMNLRSQVSAMAYCPIPFEDQTLGVIMFGFEQPRTFATQERVFMATLAQQSGQALERLRLQQCEKLLTQQREEAFATLQSMMDHVPIGVALLDTDLRFRMVNPALARSNHQSISEHLGQRLSDLFPQAGPHLEAHMRKVMDTGEPLLNLEISGKNVEGMRKDLTWLCSYYPVRTPEGQLLGIGCTVQDITALKVSEQKLQESQHFLQRIADTMPTVLYLNHLHEGRIMYANRHIQEILGYTPEEITQMPVQDLVASMHPDELAQARAHHQQLMQLQDGETIEREYRLRDRGGSWHWLYSRQTIFSRDADGRPLMALTGAVDITERKLSEQAFMESDFRFQRIADRAPVMIWMSGLQQETTFLNQVWLDYTGRSREEDLGYGWFSLVHPDDLNHCAQVCKQAYADVADFEMEFRMLRHDGVYRWLVNRGIRRFTPDGQFQGFIGACIDIHDRKMAEAALQDSEKRLLELMDSQKRFVADAAHELRNPLTAIQGNMDLLVRFKNIPEEEKRDIIRDVQKEANRLSRLVHDMLQLARGDAGAALHEDHLELHEVLLEAFRDIERMSPKHTLKLEGLCPTELIGDADRLKQVGIILLENAVKYTPPGGEITLSLNCEADQAVIRVKDNGMGISAEDLPRVFERFFRADRSRYRGEDPGGTGLGLPIARWIVEGHGGEIHLESEPGVGTTAVVRLPISLEE, encoded by the coding sequence ATGACTGTGACCACAGATGCCTTTCGATCCACTGCACAAGCTTTCCTGGATGCCTTCCCACTGCCCTGCGCCCTGTGGGGCGAGCAAACCTGGATCTGTTGCAATGGGTTGTGGTCTCAGCATGTTGGCCTGGAAGGAAACCTCCTTGACCTCCTGCATGTGGCAGGCCGGGAGGGTCTGGAATCCTGGTTGCACGACCCAGATCCTGCACACGGTCACCAGACCCCACTCAGGGTGCAGGTGAATGGGCAGGACCAGCGGTTTGAGTTGCAGGCTTCCGTGATGCGCCTGCAGGACCAGCCATGCCGACTTTTCGTGCTGCATCCAGCGCCTTCGGCCCTGCAGGCCCAGGTGGTGGTGGAAAACAGTGTCACTTTGCAGGCCGCGCTGAATGGCCTGATGCATGTGCAGACTGCGGGAGAACTCTCGGAGGTCATCTTGCAGCACAGCCGCCCCCTGCTGGGGACTGTGGCCGCGACCGTGATGCTGCTGAATGGGGATCAACTGGAGGTCATGACCTACCAGGGGCTCACCTCCCAGACCATGAAGGCGATGCAGCGTTTCCCAGTGGCTGCTCCTCTTCCAGCGTCGGAGGTGGTTCGCACCCACAAACCCCTCTTCTTTGAGAGCCGTGAAGCCTTCTGGGAAGCCTACCCTCACCTGAAGGAGATGAACCTGCGGTCCCAGGTGTCTGCGATGGCCTACTGTCCCATCCCCTTCGAGGACCAGACCCTGGGGGTGATCATGTTCGGGTTTGAACAGCCCAGAACGTTCGCCACGCAGGAACGGGTGTTCATGGCGACCCTTGCCCAGCAGTCCGGTCAGGCCCTTGAACGCCTGCGCCTGCAGCAGTGCGAGAAACTGCTGACCCAGCAGCGGGAAGAGGCTTTTGCCACCTTGCAGAGCATGATGGACCACGTTCCCATCGGGGTGGCCCTGCTGGACACCGACCTGAGGTTCCGCATGGTGAACCCTGCCCTGGCCCGCAGCAACCATCAGAGCATCAGTGAGCACCTCGGGCAGCGACTGAGCGACCTGTTCCCCCAGGCGGGTCCCCATCTTGAAGCACACATGCGAAAGGTGATGGACACTGGGGAACCCCTGCTGAACCTGGAAATTTCGGGAAAAAATGTGGAAGGCATGCGCAAAGACCTCACCTGGCTCTGCAGCTACTACCCGGTTCGCACCCCGGAAGGGCAACTGCTGGGCATTGGATGCACTGTGCAGGACATCACGGCCCTGAAAGTGTCCGAGCAGAAACTGCAGGAAAGCCAGCATTTCCTGCAACGCATCGCAGACACCATGCCCACCGTCCTGTACCTGAACCACCTCCATGAGGGGCGGATCATGTACGCCAACCGGCACATCCAGGAGATTCTGGGGTACACCCCGGAAGAGATCACCCAGATGCCCGTGCAGGACCTCGTGGCCTCCATGCACCCTGATGAGCTTGCCCAGGCCAGAGCCCACCACCAGCAACTCATGCAGCTGCAGGACGGCGAAACCATCGAACGCGAATACCGCCTCCGGGACAGGGGCGGCTCCTGGCACTGGCTTTACAGCAGGCAGACCATTTTTTCCAGAGATGCAGACGGACGACCCCTGATGGCCCTCACGGGAGCGGTGGACATCACCGAACGCAAACTCTCCGAACAGGCCTTCATGGAAAGCGACTTCCGTTTCCAGCGCATAGCAGACCGTGCCCCCGTGATGATCTGGATGTCTGGTCTGCAACAGGAAACCACTTTTCTGAATCAGGTGTGGCTGGATTACACCGGACGCTCCCGTGAAGAAGACCTCGGATACGGCTGGTTCAGCCTGGTTCATCCGGACGACCTGAACCACTGCGCACAGGTGTGCAAGCAGGCGTATGCAGACGTTGCGGACTTCGAAATGGAGTTCCGCATGCTTCGCCATGACGGGGTGTACCGCTGGCTGGTCAACCGGGGCATCCGGCGCTTCACACCAGATGGGCAATTTCAGGGCTTCATCGGGGCGTGCATCGACATCCATGACCGCAAAATGGCCGAGGCGGCCCTGCAGGACAGTGAAAAACGCCTGCTGGAGTTGATGGACTCCCAGAAGCGCTTCGTGGCGGATGCGGCCCATGAGCTGCGCAACCCCCTCACCGCCATTCAGGGCAACATGGACCTGCTGGTGCGGTTCAAGAACATCCCAGAAGAGGAAAAAAGAGACATCATCCGGGACGTTCAGAAAGAAGCCAACCGCCTGAGCCGTCTGGTGCACGACATGCTGCAACTCGCCCGAGGAGACGCCGGTGCGGCCCTGCACGAGGACCACCTGGAGCTGCATGAGGTGCTGCTCGAAGCCTTCCGGGACATTGAACGCATGAGTCCAAAACACACCCTGAAGCTTGAAGGGCTTTGCCCGACAGAGCTCATTGGCGACGCCGACCGTCTGAAGCAGGTCGGGATCATCCTGCTGGAAAATGCCGTGAAATACACCCCGCCCGGAGGGGAAATCACCCTGAGCCTGAACTGCGAAGCAGACCAGGCCGTGATCCGGGTGAAGGACAACGGCATGGGCATTTCTGCAGAAGACCTGCCCAGGGTCTTTGAGAGGTTCTTCCGTGCAGACCGCTCCAGATACCGTGGCGAGGACCCCGGTGGAACAGGTCTGGGCCTCCCCATTGCCAGATGGATTGTGGAAGGGCACGGCGGAGAGATCCACCTGGAAAGTGAACCCGGGGTGGGCACCACGGCCGTGGTCCGGCTCCCCATCAGCCTGGAAGAGTGA
- a CDS encoding ATP-binding protein — protein MTVDLQYLGPFNAKIAQQDIRVPTRKCWALLLYLSLHPGWHAREQVADLLWPQGSVQQGRTSLRKAIGHLRAIPADSEPLVLATREQVQWNSSVRPSTDLDRLNALLQQHLLTPAGLDEVEALIRGPFLQGFSMPTESALEELLEVRRVQVHRALDSRLQHHVTTQVEQKRLKEAIRLLQCRLKLDPLLEDAYLQWMDLLLQQDHVQEARQVHQELTLRFQQELGLQYPQGWETLQAAHLTAQVSTAKPAPVPTEGPQWIPEPMTSFVGRARERQELRDLLGRPHCRLLTVHGSGGVGKTRLVLKLLQDQPLEGYTWLGIPVENLTTVEEVQLALFSALSLVSSETGDLMQPVVQYLQDRQVVLVLDNTEHLPQEPLRGWIRVLLGATRHLKVVLTSRRVLNLEMEYIYSLQGMGLQAQTGLLSEALQFLQTRLEQSGLEAVPSNFAPLQQICTFLAGNPLALEMVAGWLKCLTAEDVVHLLQTGSMQLEFASHHAAVRHRSMQDVIEHSVSLLDPPLKDHLIRLGVFQGGWTLQGAAPLGIHLRDLRQLMDASLIHFNQHGRYHMQPLVHLYCEQHLSQHPDAAALRQGFCVSQLQALQQLQVPMLDQHQVKAALDQIEQEWLNLRAALAQVDGQENLVLTACWLLTQHAELRGQFLSAIQLLEGTLLRQTDGRVRSQIRGALSYLYMRVGWIAASMETGMSEVTPLLGMTDLESHWACWTLLQGLASCEMQKGHMGRALEWYGQAEELSRHDVHFSKAPALQDQARFRNAISHIGMALILIDLEHWERARLHLQDAQRVLKGCRSPYWCYLYWVEGRILHRTGHSAHALDALRTGATLAQHMGYHTLLLHIKKDLGDALLVLGHHMEARRVLEEGFQLSGQAGNTWAGVDILHSLGEVYEALNQPAAALKAYQEAIQCAGSSGVLHFATRAIERALVVLRALGRDEQAQLLESWHPARAPSLLLERGHAEARGGLEWIFHTALLDQEPPA, from the coding sequence ATGACAGTCGATTTGCAATATCTCGGTCCTTTCAATGCAAAGATCGCACAACAGGACATCCGGGTGCCCACCCGCAAATGCTGGGCTTTGCTGCTGTACCTGTCCCTGCACCCGGGATGGCATGCACGTGAGCAGGTGGCTGACCTGCTGTGGCCCCAGGGTTCTGTGCAACAGGGCCGCACTTCGCTGCGCAAGGCCATCGGGCACCTGCGGGCCATCCCTGCAGACAGCGAACCCCTGGTGCTTGCCACCCGCGAACAGGTGCAATGGAATTCGAGCGTGAGGCCCTCAACCGATCTGGACCGACTCAATGCCCTGTTGCAACAGCACCTCCTGACCCCTGCAGGGCTGGATGAGGTGGAGGCCCTGATCAGAGGCCCTTTTCTGCAGGGCTTCTCCATGCCCACAGAAAGTGCCCTGGAAGAACTGCTGGAGGTCCGGCGGGTTCAGGTGCACCGGGCACTGGACAGCCGCCTGCAACACCATGTGACCACCCAGGTGGAACAGAAAAGGTTGAAAGAAGCCATCCGTCTGCTGCAATGCAGATTGAAACTGGACCCTCTGCTGGAAGATGCCTACCTGCAATGGATGGACCTGCTTTTGCAACAGGACCATGTGCAAGAAGCCCGTCAGGTGCACCAGGAACTGACCTTGCGTTTTCAACAGGAACTGGGCCTCCAGTATCCACAGGGCTGGGAAACCTTGCAGGCTGCTCACCTGACCGCTCAGGTTTCAACCGCAAAGCCTGCCCCTGTCCCCACCGAAGGACCCCAGTGGATTCCTGAACCGATGACCAGCTTTGTGGGCCGGGCACGAGAGAGGCAGGAACTGAGGGACCTGCTGGGTCGGCCCCATTGCCGCCTCCTGACCGTGCACGGATCAGGGGGAGTGGGAAAAACCCGCCTGGTTTTAAAGCTCTTGCAGGACCAGCCCCTGGAAGGCTACACCTGGTTGGGGATTCCTGTGGAAAACCTGACCACAGTGGAAGAAGTGCAGCTTGCCCTGTTCAGTGCCCTGTCCCTGGTGAGCTCCGAAACCGGGGACCTGATGCAGCCTGTGGTGCAGTACCTGCAGGACCGGCAGGTGGTGCTGGTGCTGGACAACACAGAACACCTGCCCCAGGAGCCTTTGCGTGGATGGATCAGGGTGCTGCTTGGAGCCACAAGACACCTCAAGGTGGTCCTCACCAGCAGACGGGTGCTCAACCTGGAGATGGAATACATTTACTCCCTGCAAGGCATGGGTCTGCAAGCCCAGACAGGCCTTCTTTCAGAAGCACTGCAATTCCTGCAGACCCGCCTGGAGCAATCGGGTCTCGAAGCTGTTCCCAGCAACTTTGCACCCCTGCAACAGATCTGCACCTTCCTGGCAGGCAATCCGCTTGCTCTGGAAATGGTGGCGGGCTGGCTGAAGTGCCTCACCGCTGAGGATGTTGTGCACCTGCTGCAGACCGGCAGCATGCAACTGGAATTTGCTTCACACCACGCTGCAGTTCGACACCGCAGCATGCAGGATGTCATTGAACACTCTGTTTCCCTGCTGGACCCTCCCCTGAAAGACCACCTGATTCGCCTTGGCGTGTTCCAGGGAGGCTGGACCCTGCAGGGCGCAGCTCCCCTGGGGATTCACTTGCGGGACCTCAGGCAACTGATGGATGCAAGCCTGATCCATTTCAACCAGCATGGCAGGTACCACATGCAGCCCCTGGTTCACCTGTATTGCGAGCAGCACCTGAGCCAGCACCCTGATGCAGCAGCCCTCCGCCAGGGGTTTTGTGTGTCCCAGTTGCAGGCCCTGCAGCAACTTCAGGTGCCCATGCTGGACCAGCATCAGGTCAAAGCAGCCCTCGATCAGATCGAGCAGGAATGGTTGAACCTGCGGGCTGCACTTGCACAAGTGGACGGTCAGGAAAACCTGGTGCTGACCGCATGCTGGCTGCTGACCCAGCATGCAGAGTTGCGAGGCCAGTTTCTGTCAGCCATTCAATTGCTGGAAGGGACCCTGCTGCGGCAGACCGATGGCAGGGTGAGGTCCCAGATCAGGGGTGCCCTGTCCTACCTGTACATGCGTGTCGGATGGATCGCAGCAAGCATGGAAACGGGAATGTCTGAAGTCACCCCTTTGCTGGGCATGACCGACCTGGAAAGCCACTGGGCCTGCTGGACCCTGCTGCAAGGGCTGGCCTCCTGTGAAATGCAAAAAGGCCACATGGGCCGTGCACTGGAGTGGTACGGTCAGGCTGAAGAACTCTCCAGACACGATGTGCACTTCAGCAAGGCCCCTGCCTTGCAGGACCAGGCCCGCTTCAGAAATGCCATTTCCCACATTGGCATGGCTTTGATCCTGATTGACCTGGAGCACTGGGAGCGTGCCCGTCTGCACCTGCAGGACGCCCAGCGGGTCTTGAAGGGTTGCCGCTCCCCCTACTGGTGTTACCTCTACTGGGTGGAAGGCCGCATTTTACACCGCACAGGGCATTCCGCCCATGCCCTGGACGCCCTGCGGACCGGAGCCACACTTGCGCAGCACATGGGGTACCACACCCTGCTGTTGCACATCAAAAAAGACCTGGGAGATGCCCTGCTGGTGCTGGGCCACCACATGGAGGCCCGCAGGGTGCTGGAAGAAGGTTTCCAGTTGAGTGGGCAGGCAGGAAACACCTGGGCAGGCGTTGACATCTTGCACTCACTTGGTGAAGTCTATGAAGCCCTGAACCAGCCCGCTGCCGCACTGAAAGCCTATCAGGAGGCCATTCAGTGTGCAGGGAGCAGTGGCGTGCTGCACTTCGCCACCAGAGCCATTGAACGGGCCCTGGTGGTGTTGCGTGCCCTTGGAAGAGATGAACAGGCACAACTCCTGGAGTCCTGGCATCCAGCGAGAGCGCCATCCTTGCTGCTGGAGCGGGGTCACGCAGAAGCACGCGGAGGTCTGGAATGGATTTTTCACACTGCCCTTCTGGACCAGGAACCCCCTGCCTGA
- a CDS encoding glycosyl hydrolase, whose protein sequence is MKPLMRPSLNLTGLLALLALSACNTLTPPKAAVNLVDPQADERTRSLFDYLQSVRGKEVIFGHQHATTEGMTLTAQDGSQSEVKNSVGDFPGMFGWDTLSLEGFEKPGVSGNKTQSRDNLIEVMKKAYKAGGVLALSAHMPNFVTGGSFYDTKGNVVSHILPGGSKHTEYNQFLDMIADFALNLKDDSGKPIPVIFRPFHEQNGGWFWWGAPYRTADQYKAIYRYTVEYLRDVKGVHNFLFAYSPNVPFNQSEATYLETYPGDEYVDILGLDAYYDGKSPAWYSGTAQDAKLVSRIADQRGKVAALTEFGYSNLRPTGTQDLNFFTKLLAALQADRDASRMAYMLTWANFGTSNFFVPYKNAAGLGDHDLLMDFTEFHKDPATAFSKEVTAANVYGRSVQTAPEKPLLHIATPNAQDILSSKTQTTLRVKVLHVGVSKVTYRIGNDPTEFEMALDPSTPMKYYTAEWQPDAALDETGTTLTVKVYPTRGAPLETSIPVYVGDSAGETDPLIVDTFDRYKGSNALLDTAYSPAGDPSTITLNETRKGSGKYGLQFAYTLGSQGYTGQVKNLGGVNWSSASKLRLWLQPDGSNNKLVLQVNASGIAFEAYPSLASAAAGWLDLPFSSFKVAPWDTSNAGKTLSADLLKDIRNFGIYVNKAEVGGGNTGTVYLDEIQAQP, encoded by the coding sequence GTGAAACCCCTGATGCGCCCCTCCCTGAACCTCACTGGCCTGCTTGCCCTGCTTGCCCTCTCAGCCTGCAACACCCTGACCCCTCCGAAAGCTGCAGTGAACCTGGTGGACCCCCAGGCCGATGAACGCACCCGATCACTGTTTGATTATCTGCAAAGTGTTCGGGGGAAAGAAGTGATTTTCGGGCACCAGCATGCCACCACCGAAGGCATGACCCTCACCGCACAGGACGGCAGCCAGTCCGAAGTGAAAAACAGCGTGGGAGACTTCCCGGGCATGTTCGGATGGGACACCCTCAGCCTGGAAGGGTTTGAAAAACCCGGTGTGTCTGGAAACAAAACCCAGAGCCGCGACAACCTGATTGAGGTCATGAAAAAAGCCTACAAGGCAGGAGGGGTGCTGGCCCTCAGTGCCCACATGCCCAATTTCGTGACGGGAGGCAGTTTCTACGACACCAAGGGGAACGTGGTCTCACACATCCTGCCTGGAGGAAGCAAACACACCGAGTACAACCAGTTTCTGGACATGATTGCCGATTTTGCCCTGAACCTCAAAGACGACAGTGGCAAACCCATCCCAGTGATCTTCCGGCCTTTCCATGAGCAAAACGGCGGCTGGTTCTGGTGGGGCGCACCGTACCGCACTGCAGACCAGTACAAAGCCATCTACCGCTACACGGTGGAATACCTGCGGGATGTGAAGGGGGTGCACAACTTCCTCTTTGCTTACTCCCCCAACGTCCCTTTCAACCAGAGTGAAGCCACCTACCTGGAGACCTACCCCGGCGATGAATACGTGGACATTCTGGGCCTCGATGCCTACTACGACGGAAAATCTCCAGCGTGGTATTCCGGTACTGCGCAGGATGCCAAACTTGTTTCCAGAATTGCCGATCAGCGCGGAAAAGTCGCTGCCCTGACCGAGTTTGGGTATTCCAATTTGCGGCCCACCGGGACCCAGGACCTGAATTTCTTCACCAAACTGCTTGCTGCCTTGCAAGCAGACAGAGACGCGAGCCGCATGGCCTACATGCTCACCTGGGCCAATTTCGGGACCAGCAACTTCTTTGTGCCCTACAAAAACGCAGCAGGCCTGGGGGACCATGACCTGCTGATGGATTTCACCGAATTCCACAAAGATCCTGCCACAGCATTCAGCAAGGAAGTCACCGCTGCAAACGTGTACGGCAGAAGCGTCCAGACCGCCCCTGAGAAACCCCTGCTGCACATTGCCACACCCAATGCGCAGGACATCCTCTCCAGCAAGACGCAAACCACACTGCGGGTGAAGGTGCTGCATGTGGGGGTGAGCAAGGTCACTTACCGCATTGGCAATGATCCCACCGAGTTTGAGATGGCTCTGGACCCCTCCACCCCGATGAAGTATTACACTGCCGAGTGGCAACCCGACGCAGCCCTCGACGAAACAGGAACCACCCTCACCGTGAAGGTTTACCCCACCAGGGGTGCCCCTCTGGAAACCAGCATTCCGGTGTACGTGGGAGACAGCGCAGGAGAAACCGACCCCCTGATTGTGGACACCTTTGATCGATACAAGGGCAGCAATGCCCTGCTGGACACCGCGTACAGCCCTGCAGGGGACCCCAGCACCATCACCCTGAATGAGACCCGCAAAGGGAGCGGCAAGTACGGACTGCAATTTGCTTATACGCTGGGCAGTCAGGGGTACACCGGTCAGGTCAAAAATCTGGGTGGGGTGAACTGGTCCAGTGCCAGCAAACTGCGCCTGTGGCTGCAACCAGATGGCAGCAACAACAAACTGGTTTTGCAGGTGAACGCCAGTGGCATCGCTTTCGAGGCCTATCCCTCTCTGGCTTCAGCCGCTGCAGGGTGGCTGGATCTGCCTTTCAGCAGCTTCAAAGTGGCACCGTGGGACACCAGCAACGCTGGAAAAACCCTCAGTGCCGACCTGCTGAAAGACATCCGCAATTTTGGAATCTACGTCAACAAGGCAGAGGTCGGTGGGGGAAACACCGGAACCGTGTATCTGGATGAGATTCAGGCGCAGCCCTGA
- a CDS encoding Ig-like domain-containing protein — translation MSRTFPALLTLMCLMVACNTAVPQPPATPTARNDNASLTAETGGSVMLDVLANDTASTGQTLEAATIDLDAQTAGIQTSWEHTAGAFEVKAGKVQFTAKTADPATAVATYTVRDSGGGTSKTATITVKLTEKEAPAGDTLFSFESGPEGWKALNDGGGSVEVSGDFHTQGTKSLLIHSTTANGDWFSVNRDMSFAGKTTLSFDLKTGTSGTSYNIALQTGTAWTWCEGANWPWVDAGKTVTATLELSTISCNGSAPDLSEVHALHLYFNKGDFYIDNVSVK, via the coding sequence GTGTCCCGCACCTTTCCTGCCTTGCTCACCCTGATGTGCCTGATGGTGGCCTGCAACACCGCCGTGCCACAACCTCCCGCCACTCCCACCGCCCGCAACGACAATGCCAGCCTCACTGCAGAAACGGGAGGGTCCGTCATGCTGGATGTGCTGGCCAACGACACTGCAAGCACAGGCCAGACCCTGGAGGCTGCCACCATCGACCTTGATGCACAGACAGCCGGAATCCAGACCTCCTGGGAGCACACTGCAGGCGCCTTCGAGGTCAAAGCAGGCAAGGTGCAGTTCACCGCGAAAACGGCAGACCCGGCAACAGCGGTGGCCACCTACACGGTCCGGGACTCAGGTGGGGGCACCTCAAAAACCGCCACCATCACCGTGAAACTCACCGAGAAAGAAGCCCCTGCAGGAGACACCCTGTTCTCCTTCGAGAGCGGCCCTGAAGGCTGGAAGGCCCTGAATGATGGAGGGGGCAGTGTGGAGGTGTCAGGTGATTTCCACACGCAGGGCACAAAGTCCCTGCTGATTCACTCCACAACGGCAAACGGAGACTGGTTCAGCGTCAACAGGGACATGTCCTTCGCAGGAAAAACCACCCTGAGTTTCGACCTGAAAACGGGCACCTCTGGCACCTCTTACAACATTGCCCTGCAGACCGGAACCGCCTGGACGTGGTGCGAAGGGGCAAACTGGCCCTGGGTGGATGCCGGGAAGACCGTCACGGCCACCCTTGAACTGTCCACCATCAGTTGCAATGGCAGTGCCCCGGACCTCAGTGAAGTGCACGCCCTTCACCTGTATTTCAACAAAGGTGATTTTTACATCGACAACGTCTCGGTGAAATGA
- a CDS encoding DeoR/GlpR family DNA-binding transcription regulator: MFAEERRKIILDRLIRQGRVTVQDLSEQLEVSEDTVRRDLKHLADHGYLQKTHGGAVMLDTPRLTYQQRADVLNTDKIRIGHAAAALIHPDQTLFIDAGSTTLAAARSLHARDIPLTVITNSLEVSEIFHGSEKVRLIVTGGIWNRTLAHFYGHTCVQAIQEFRAEVALIGAAALHPTAGNTTPYQEDALVKRAIFASSVRRMVLTDYTKLGLVSSSFIAPTSDIDVLVTDQEVEGWKDLVPEIVVA, from the coding sequence ATGTTTGCCGAAGAACGCCGCAAAATCATTCTGGACCGCCTGATCCGTCAGGGCCGGGTCACCGTGCAGGACCTCTCAGAGCAACTTGAGGTCAGCGAAGACACCGTGAGGCGCGACCTCAAACACCTTGCCGACCACGGCTACCTGCAAAAAACCCACGGTGGGGCCGTGATGCTTGACACCCCGAGGCTCACCTACCAGCAACGGGCAGATGTGCTCAACACCGACAAAATCCGCATCGGGCACGCTGCTGCCGCCCTCATTCACCCGGACCAGACGCTGTTCATTGATGCCGGAAGCACCACCCTCGCTGCGGCCCGCAGCCTGCATGCCAGAGACATTCCCCTCACCGTGATCACCAACTCCCTGGAGGTTTCCGAAATCTTTCATGGGAGCGAGAAAGTCCGGCTCATTGTGACCGGAGGGATCTGGAACCGCACCCTGGCCCACTTTTACGGGCACACCTGCGTGCAGGCCATTCAGGAATTCCGGGCAGAGGTGGCCCTCATTGGGGCAGCAGCCCTGCACCCCACCGCCGGAAACACCACCCCCTATCAGGAAGATGCACTCGTGAAAAGGGCCATTTTTGCCAGCAGTGTCAGGCGCATGGTGCTCACCGATTACACCAAACTCGGTCTGGTTTCCTCTAGTTTCATTGCTCCCACCTCGGACATTGATGTGCTGGTGACGGACCAGGAAGTGGAAGGCTGGAAGGATCTGGTGCCTGAGATCGTGGTGGCCTGA
- a CDS encoding HAD family hydrolase yields the protein MNEFVPIYAGLKAVLFDMDGVLTHNAQFHKQAWRECAGQEYGVLIEEGSLVIHAGHTWEILQKLLGGPVSREEVRRFHDLKEHRYRELARGNLTPVPGLHRYLEWLKEQNLKLALVTGSDQINARFVLESLGVEEVFDLKVTAEHFQAGKPSPECYVLALNKLGLTPGQVLVHEDSPGGVQAATGAGCRVMALETTTSARNLLQHGARWTIPDFETLLSSLQATPVQAH from the coding sequence ATGAACGAATTCGTGCCAATTTATGCGGGTTTGAAGGCGGTGCTGTTCGACATGGACGGGGTGCTCACCCACAACGCCCAGTTCCACAAGCAGGCCTGGAGGGAGTGTGCGGGACAGGAATACGGCGTCCTGATCGAGGAGGGAAGCCTGGTCATCCATGCAGGCCACACCTGGGAGATCCTGCAGAAACTGCTTGGGGGTCCTGTTTCCAGAGAGGAAGTGCGGCGCTTCCATGACCTCAAAGAACACCGGTACAGAGAGCTTGCCCGGGGCAATCTCACCCCGGTTCCGGGTCTGCACCGCTACCTGGAATGGCTCAAAGAGCAAAACCTGAAACTGGCCCTGGTCACGGGCTCCGACCAGATCAATGCGCGTTTTGTGCTGGAATCGCTGGGGGTGGAGGAGGTTTTTGACCTGAAAGTGACCGCTGAACACTTTCAGGCAGGCAAGCCCAGTCCAGAATGTTATGTGCTGGCCCTGAACAAACTGGGCCTCACGCCCGGTCAGGTGCTGGTGCACGAGGACTCACCCGGTGGGGTGCAGGCCGCAACAGGTGCAGGCTGCAGGGTGATGGCGCTCGAAACCACCACCAGCGCCCGGAACCTGCTGCAGCACGGAGCCCGATGGACCATTCCCGACTTTGAAACCCTGCTCTCCTCCCTGCAAGCCACCCCTGTGCAGGCCCACTGA